The Camelina sativa cultivar DH55 chromosome 14, Cs, whole genome shotgun sequence genome includes a window with the following:
- the LOC104740857 gene encoding uncharacterized calcium-binding protein C800.10c-like isoform X2: protein MAAPRLTGGQDLFDTYFRRADLDGDGHISGAEAVAFFQGSNLPKHVLAQVWSYADAKKAGYLGRAEFYNALKLVTVAQSRRELTPEIVKAAIYSPASANIPAPKINLAATPSPQPRGVLPATQSQGVTSMPSAAAGTRGPQTGGTVATSNQQVVPGQQNQFTGLPPSQPQPQQNFQSQGMPAGGTNAPRPANQPMPSDWLSGRSVGPSGNTNSQIPSGQRTYGLTAPNSTANHIPTPVMTPAVTSSTTARPQESSAPFGARVSDGPSNQLVAKDPKELAASGNGFASDSLFGDVFSVAPTQPKQHTTGTASTMGISSVSAGTVKAPEITQSVVRQSSIPQQGSLGQHAVGVQNQLTGNSGQPYAPSGVASGPPGSSVGVGISASSQLAQRPPHPHSQQQPRPQVHSQQQPRPQVHSQPPWPKMTPADVQKYTKVFVQVDTDRDGKITGNQARNLFLSWRLPREALKQVWDLSDQDNDSMLSLREFCIAVYLMERYREGRPLPPMFPSSIIHSESMFTAPGQSGAPHGNASWGHPHGFQQQQPPGALRPPAGPKGKPPRPGPLSSSDGMVPPTQPKRKMPELEKQLVDQLSKEEQESLNSKFKEATAVDKKVDELEKEIADSKQKIDFFRAKMQELVLYKSRCDNRYNEITERVSGDKRELESLAKKYEEKYKKSGNVGSKLTIEEATFRDIQEKKMELYQAIVKFEEGKLDDSVVKERTEHIQSGLEELIKNLNERCKQYGVRGKPTSLVELPFGWQPGIQEGTADWDEDWDKLEEEGFTFVKELTLDIQNVIAPPREKSSAWKNEVTVSSKEGEDVLSSDADSKTGKKQSSGEEASEKEPTSEQSEGKASDVNTRDKNGSVDDSNVRNGIDADSSPRTKDTRSENGHDDGESTASAGKTANYDSHDETDSVSSFNPDNGKDKDHGKYDSGFGFGFGFDDFSIKPIKTGSTISNDFLPPKLSIFADSVPSTPANANDVSPAKPSVFDSVPSTPATNNASYAGQKSYFDDSVPSTPAYPGNLFAEKKSFFDDSVPSTPAYPGNLFAEKKSFFDDSVPSTPAYSTSDFGGKPFASETPRSDNLFPGRSPFMFDSVPSTPAHDDFSSNSFSRFDSFNSNNNDAFALSRTDSMRSTSEPDPFASRFDSFNYQRYDSFNAQSFDSSGNNNASETPKASLTRFDSMGSTRDSDYSHGFGFDDHDPFGSTGPFKTTTTSAETSRSSSDNWNAF from the exons atggcAGCGCCAAGGCTTACGGGAGGCCAGGATCTGTTCGATACGTATTTCAGGAGGGCAGATTTGGATGGAGATGGTCATATCAGTGGTGCTGAGGCTGTCGCTTTCTTCCAAGGCTCTAATTTGCCTAAACACGTCCTTGCTCAG GTATGGTCCTATGCAGATGCAAAAAAAGCTGGCTACCTTGGCCGAGCTGAGTTTTATAATGCATTAAAGTTGGTAACAGTGGCACAAAGTAGACGGGAGTTGACTCCTGAGATAGTAAAAGCTGCAATTTATAGTCCTGCTTCAGCCAATATCCCTGCACCCAAAATAAATCTTGCTGCAACACCCTCTCCACAGCCCAGGGGAGTTTTGCCTGCTACACAATCTCAGGGAGTTACATCAATGCCATCAGCAGCGGCTGGTACGAGAGGGCCTCAAACGGGTGGAACTGTAGCCACCAGTAACCAACAAGTAGTCCCAGGCCAGCAGAACCAATTTACTGGGCTGCCTCCATCTCAGCCACAGCCACAGCAAAACTTTCAAAGCCAGGGAATGCCAGCTGGAGGGACTAATGCACCTCGTCCTGCGAACCAACCTATGCCATCTGATTGGCTCAGCGGGAGAAGTGTTGGCCCCTCTGGGAACACGAATTCTCAAATTCCTTCGGGTCAAAGAACATATGGTTTGACTGCACCTAACTCCACTGCTAATCATATACCAACGCCAGTTATGACACCTGCTGTAACAAGCTCTACTACAGCCAGACCCCAAGAATCATCTGCTCCTTTCGGTGCTCGTGTTTCAGATGGTCCATCCAATCAATTGGTGGCCAAGGATCCCAAGGAACTGGCTGCATCAGGAAACGGGTTTGCCTCTGACTCACTTTTCGGAGATGTCTTTTCAGTTGCTCCCACGCAGCCAAAACAACATACTACGGGAACTGCATCAACAATGGGCATCTCATCTGTTTCTGCTGGAACTGTCAAAGCCCCTGAGATCACACAGTCTGTAGTTAGGCAAAGTTCAATCCCACAACAGGGTTCATTGGGCCAGCATGCTGTTGGCGTTCAGAATCAGCTGACTGGAAATTCAGGGCAACCATATGCTCCCTCAGGTGTGGCTTCTGGTCCACCTGGCTCTTCTGTTGGAGTTGGAATTTCAGCTTCCAGTCAATTGGCCCAGCGTCCACCCCACCCCCACTCCCAACAACAACCCCGGCCCCAAGTTCACTCCCAACAACAACCCCGGCCCCAAGTCCACTCCCAACCCCCTTGGCCAAAAATGACTCCAGCTGATGTCCAGAAATATACCAAGGTTTTTGTGCAAGTTGACACTGATAGGGACGGGAAGATCACAGGGAACCAGGCTCGGAATCTGTTCTTAAGTTGGAGGCTTCCAAGAG AGGCTTTGAAGCAGGTATGGGATTTATCTGATCAAGATAATGACAGCATGCTCTCCTTGCGGGAGTTCTGTATTGCGGTCTATTTAATGGAGCGTTACAGAGAGGGCCGACCTCTTCCTCCAATGTTCCCAAGCTCTATAATACATAGTGAGAGCATGTTTACCGCTCCTGGTCAATCTGGGGCACCGCATGGCAATGCATCCTGGGGACATCCACATG GTTTCCAACAGCAACAACCTCCTGGGGCCTTGAGGCCACCAGCTGGTCCCAAAGGAAAGCCTCCAAGGCCAGGTCCTCTATCCTCTAGTGATGGAATGGTCCCGCCCACTCAGCCGAAACGTAAAATGCCTGAGTTGGAAAAACAGCTGGTGGATCAACTTAGCAAGGAGGAGCAGGAGTCACTCAACTCGAAGTTTAAAGAAGCAACTGCTGTTGATAAAAAG GTGGATGAACTCGAAAAAGAAATAGCTGATTCTAAGCAGAAAATTGATTTCTTCCGTGCTAAGATGCAAGAACTT GTTTTATACAAAAGCAGATGTGACAACCGGTACAATGAGATCACAGAAAGAGTATCTGGTGATAAACGTGAG CTTGAATCTCTAGCAAAAAAATACGAGGAGAAATACAAGAAGTCTGGTAATGTTGGCTCTAAATTGACTATTGAAGAGGCCACATTCCGTGATATACAG gagaagaaaatggaatTGTACCAGGCAATAGTCAAATTTGAAGAAGGCAAACTTGATGATAGTGTTGTTAAG GAGCGCACTGAACACATCCAATCAGGCCTTGAGGAActgattaaaaatttgaatgagCGCTGCAAACAATATGGAGTACGTGGGAAACCCACTTCTCTGGTTGAGCTTCCTTTTG GTTGGCAGCCTGGAATCCAGGAAGGTACTGCTGATTGGGATGAAGACTGGGATAAGCTAGAGGAGGAAG GGTTTACCTTTGTCAAGGAGCTTACACTTGATATCCAAAATGTCATAGCCCCACCAAGGGAAAAATCATCAGCGTGGAAGAATGAAGTTACTGTCTCTTCAAAAGAAGGTGAAGATGTTTTATCCTCAGATGCCGACTCCAAAACGGGGAAAAAGCAAAGCAGTGGTGAAGAGGCTTCTGAGAAGGAACCAACATCTGAGCAGTCAGAGGGTAAAGCATCCGATGTTAATACCAGAGATAAAAACGGATCTGTGGATGACTCTAATGTTAGAAATGGTATTGACGCTGATAGCTCACCCCGAACTAAAGATACAAGGAG TGAAAATGGCCATGATGATGGTGAATCTACTGCTTCTGCTGGCAAAACTGCAAATTATGACTCTCACGATGAGACAGATTCAGTTTCAAGCTTCAACCCTGACAACGGAAAG GACAAGGATCATGGGAAGTATGACAGTGGTTTTGgctttggatttggatttgatGACTTCAGTATTAAGCCTATAAAAACTGGTTCGACCATTTCAAACGACTTCCTCCCTCCTAAGTTATCTATATTTGCTGATTCCGTCCCAAGCACACCAGCAAATGCAAACGACGTTTCCCCTGCAAAACCTTCTGTGTTTGATTCAGTTCCGAGCACTCCAGCGACGAACAATGCCTCTTACGCAGGCCAGAAATCATACTTTGATGACTCTGTCCCGAGCACTCCAGCTTATCCAGGGAACTTGTTTGCCGAGAAGAAATCCTTCTTTGACGACTCTGTCCCGAGCACTCCTGCTTATCCAGGCAACTTGTTTGCCGAGAAGAAATCCTTTTTCGATGACTCTGTCCCGAGCACTCCTGCTTATAGCACGTCTGATTTTGGTGGGAAGCCATTTGCATCAGAGACTCCTCGTTCAGACAACTTGTTCCCAGGAAGAAGCCCCTTCATGTTTGACTCTGTTCCAAGTACACCTGCACACGATGATTTCTCTTCCAACAGCTTCTCCCGCTTCGATTCattcaacagcaacaacaacgacGCTTTCGCTCTATCCCGCACAGACTCGATGCGTAGCACGAGCGAGCCTGACCCATTTGCATCCAGGTTTGATTCGTTCAACTATCAAAGATATGATTCCTTCAATGCACAAAGCTTTGATTCATCCGGCAACAACAACGCATCCGAGACACCTAAAGCCTCATTGACGAGATTCGACTCAATGGGAAGCACAAGAGACTCTGATTACAGTCATGGGTTTGGGTTCGACGACCATGACCCATTTGGTTCTACAGGACCATTCAAAACAACGACAACTTCAGCAGAGACATCACGGAGCTCTTCTGATAATTGGAATGCCTTCTAG
- the LOC104740857 gene encoding uncharacterized calcium-binding protein C800.10c-like isoform X1 produces the protein MAAPRLTGGQDLFDTYFRRADLDGDGHISGAEAVAFFQGSNLPKHVLAQVWSYADAKKAGYLGRAEFYNALKLVTVAQSRRELTPEIVKAAIYSPASANIPAPKINLAATPSPQPRGVLPATQSQGVTSMPSAAAGTRGPQTGGTVATSNQQVVPGQQNQFTGLPPSQPQPQQNFQSQGMPAGGTNAPRPANQPMPSDWLSGRSVGPSGNTNSQIPSGQRTYGLTAPNSTANHIPTPVMTPAVTSSTTARPQESSAPFGARVSDGPSNQLVAKDPKELAASGNGFASDSLFGDVFSVAPTQPKQHTTGTASTMGISSVSAGTVKAPEITQSVVRQSSIPQQGSLGQHAVGVQNQLTGNSGQPYAPSGVASGPPGSSVGVGISASSQLAQRPPHPHSQQQPRPQVHSQQQPRPQVHSQPPWPKMTPADVQKYTKVFVQVDTDRDGKITGNQARNLFLSWRLPREALKQVWDLSDQDNDSMLSLREFCIAVYLMERYREGRPLPPMFPSSIIHSESMFTAPGQSGAPHGNASWGHPHGFQQQQPPGALRPPAGPKGKPPRPGPLSSSDGMVPPTQPKRKMPELEKQLVDQLSKEEQESLNSKFKEATAVDKKVDELEKEIADSKQKIDFFRAKMQELVLYKSRCDNRYNEITERVSGDKRELESLAKKYEEKYKKSGNVGSKLTIEEATFRDIQEKKMELYQAIVKFEEGKLDDSVVKERTEHIQSGLEELIKNLNERCKQYGVRGKPTSLVELPFGWQPGIQEGTADWDEDWDKLEEEGFTFVKELTLDIQNVIAPPREKSSAWKNEVTVSSKEGEDVLSSDADSKTGKKQSSGEEASEKEPTSEQSEGKASDVNTRDKNGSVDDSNVRNGIDADSSPRTKDTRSENGHDDGESTASAGKTANYDSHDETDSVSSFNPDNGKDKDHGKYDSGFGFGFGFDDFSIKPIKTGSTISNDFLPPKLSIFADSVPSTPANANDVSPAKPSVFDSVPSTPATNNASYAGQKSYFDDSVPSTPAYPGNLFAEKKSFFDDSVPSTPAYPGNLFAEKKSFFDDSVPSTPAYSTSDFGGKPFASETPRSDNLFPGRSPFMFDSVPSTPAHDDFSSNSFSRFDSFNSNNNDAFALSRTDSMRSTSEPDPFASRFDSFNYQRYDSFNAQSFDSSGNNNASETPKASLTRFDSMGSTRDSDYSHGFGFDDHDPFGSTGPFKTTTTSAETSRSSSDNWNAF, from the exons atggcAGCGCCAAGGCTTACGGGAGGCCAGGATCTGTTCGATACGTATTTCAGGAGGGCAGATTTGGATGGAGATGGTCATATCAGTGGTGCTGAGGCTGTCGCTTTCTTCCAAGGCTCTAATTTGCCTAAACACGTCCTTGCTCAG GTATGGTCCTATGCAGATGCAAAAAAAGCTGGCTACCTTGGCCGAGCTGAGTTTTATAATGCATTAAAGTTGGTAACAGTGGCACAAAGTAGACGGGAGTTGACTCCTGAGATAGTAAAAGCTGCAATTTATAGTCCTGCTTCAGCCAATATCCCTGCACCCAAAATAAATCTTGCTGCAACACCCTCTCCACAGCCCAGGGGAGTTTTGCCTGCTACACAATCTCAGGGAGTTACATCAATGCCATCAGCAGCGGCTGGTACGAGAGGGCCTCAAACGGGTGGAACTGTAGCCACCAGTAACCAACAAGTAGTCCCAGGCCAGCAGAACCAATTTACTGGGCTGCCTCCATCTCAGCCACAGCCACAGCAAAACTTTCAAAGCCAGGGAATGCCAGCTGGAGGGACTAATGCACCTCGTCCTGCGAACCAACCTATGCCATCTGATTGGCTCAGCGGGAGAAGTGTTGGCCCCTCTGGGAACACGAATTCTCAAATTCCTTCGGGTCAAAGAACATATGGTTTGACTGCACCTAACTCCACTGCTAATCATATACCAACGCCAGTTATGACACCTGCTGTAACAAGCTCTACTACAGCCAGACCCCAAGAATCATCTGCTCCTTTCGGTGCTCGTGTTTCAGATGGTCCATCCAATCAATTGGTGGCCAAGGATCCCAAGGAACTGGCTGCATCAGGAAACGGGTTTGCCTCTGACTCACTTTTCGGAGATGTCTTTTCAGTTGCTCCCACGCAGCCAAAACAACATACTACGGGAACTGCATCAACAATGGGCATCTCATCTGTTTCTGCTGGAACTGTCAAAGCCCCTGAGATCACACAGTCTGTAGTTAGGCAAAGTTCAATCCCACAACAGGGTTCATTGGGCCAGCATGCTGTTGGCGTTCAGAATCAGCTGACTGGAAATTCAGGGCAACCATATGCTCCCTCAGGTGTGGCTTCTGGTCCACCTGGCTCTTCTGTTGGAGTTGGAATTTCAGCTTCCAGTCAATTGGCCCAGCGTCCACCCCACCCCCACTCCCAACAACAACCCCGGCCCCAAGTTCACTCCCAACAACAACCCCGGCCCCAAGTCCACTCCCAACCCCCTTGGCCAAAAATGACTCCAGCTGATGTCCAGAAATATACCAAGGTTTTTGTGCAAGTTGACACTGATAGGGACGGGAAGATCACAGGGAACCAGGCTCGGAATCTGTTCTTAAGTTGGAGGCTTCCAAGAG AGGCTTTGAAGCAGGTATGGGATTTATCTGATCAAGATAATGACAGCATGCTCTCCTTGCGGGAGTTCTGTATTGCGGTCTATTTAATGGAGCGTTACAGAGAGGGCCGACCTCTTCCTCCAATGTTCCCAAGCTCTATAATACATAGTGAGAGCATGTTTACCGCTCCTGGTCAATCTGGGGCACCGCATGGCAATGCATCCTGGGGACATCCACATG GTTTCCAACAGCAACAACCTCCTGGGGCCTTGAGGCCACCAGCTGGTCCCAAAGGAAAGCCTCCAAGGCCAGGTCCTCTATCCTCTAGTGATGGAATGGTCCCGCCCACTCAGCCGAAACGTAAAATGCCTGAGTTGGAAAAACAGCTGGTGGATCAACTTAGCAAGGAGGAGCAGGAGTCACTCAACTCGAAGTTTAAAGAAGCAACTGCTGTTGATAAAAAG GTGGATGAACTCGAAAAAGAAATAGCTGATTCTAAGCAGAAAATTGATTTCTTCCGTGCTAAGATGCAAGAACTT GTTTTATACAAAAGCAGATGTGACAACCGGTACAATGAGATCACAGAAAGAGTATCTGGTGATAAACGTGAG CTTGAATCTCTAGCAAAAAAATACGAGGAGAAATACAAGAAGTCTGGTAATGTTGGCTCTAAATTGACTATTGAAGAGGCCACATTCCGTGATATACAG gagaagaaaatggaatTGTACCAGGCAATAGTCAAATTTGAAGAAGGCAAACTTGATGATAGTGTTGTTAAG GAGCGCACTGAACACATCCAATCAGGCCTTGAGGAActgattaaaaatttgaatgagCGCTGCAAACAATATGGAGTACGTGGGAAACCCACTTCTCTGGTTGAGCTTCCTTTTG GTTGGCAGCCTGGAATCCAGGAAGGTACTGCTGATTGGGATGAAGACTGGGATAAGCTAGAGGAGGAAG GGTTTACCTTTGTCAAGGAGCTTACACTTGATATCCAAAATGTCATAGCCCCACCAAGGGAAAAATCATCAGCGTGGAAGAATGAAGTTACTGTCTCTTCAAAAGAAGGTGAAGATGTTTTATCCTCAGATGCCGACTCCAAAACGGGGAAAAAGCAAAGCAGTGGTGAAGAGGCTTCTGAGAAGGAACCAACATCTGAGCAGTCAGAGGGTAAAGCATCCGATGTTAATACCAGAGATAAAAACGGATCTGTGGATGACTCTAATGTTAGAAATGGTATTGACGCTGATAGCTCACCCCGAACTAAAGATACAAGGAG TGAAAATGGCCATGATGATGGTGAATCTACTGCTTCTGCTGGCAAAACTGCAAATTATGACTCTCACGATGAGACAGATTCAGTTTCAAGCTTCAACCCTGACAACGGAAAG GACAAGGATCATGGGAAGTATGACAGTGGTTTTGgctttggatttggat ttgatGACTTCAGTATTAAGCCTATAAAAACTGGTTCGACCATTTCAAACGACTTCCTCCCTCCTAAGTTATCTATATTTGCTGATTCCGTCCCAAGCACACCAGCAAATGCAAACGACGTTTCCCCTGCAAAACCTTCTGTGTTTGATTCAGTTCCGAGCACTCCAGCGACGAACAATGCCTCTTACGCAGGCCAGAAATCATACTTTGATGACTCTGTCCCGAGCACTCCAGCTTATCCAGGGAACTTGTTTGCCGAGAAGAAATCCTTCTTTGACGACTCTGTCCCGAGCACTCCTGCTTATCCAGGCAACTTGTTTGCCGAGAAGAAATCCTTTTTCGATGACTCTGTCCCGAGCACTCCTGCTTATAGCACGTCTGATTTTGGTGGGAAGCCATTTGCATCAGAGACTCCTCGTTCAGACAACTTGTTCCCAGGAAGAAGCCCCTTCATGTTTGACTCTGTTCCAAGTACACCTGCACACGATGATTTCTCTTCCAACAGCTTCTCCCGCTTCGATTCattcaacagcaacaacaacgacGCTTTCGCTCTATCCCGCACAGACTCGATGCGTAGCACGAGCGAGCCTGACCCATTTGCATCCAGGTTTGATTCGTTCAACTATCAAAGATATGATTCCTTCAATGCACAAAGCTTTGATTCATCCGGCAACAACAACGCATCCGAGACACCTAAAGCCTCATTGACGAGATTCGACTCAATGGGAAGCACAAGAGACTCTGATTACAGTCATGGGTTTGGGTTCGACGACCATGACCCATTTGGTTCTACAGGACCATTCAAAACAACGACAACTTCAGCAGAGACATCACGGAGCTCTTCTGATAATTGGAATGCCTTCTAG